One Gossypium raimondii isolate GPD5lz chromosome 3, ASM2569854v1, whole genome shotgun sequence genomic window carries:
- the LOC105796805 gene encoding uncharacterized protein LOC105796805 — protein sequence MECNKEEALRAKGIAEKKMQNQDFSGALKVAIKAQQLFQELENISQMIMVCDVHCAAEKPLFGNEKDWYAILKVEPTADEATIKKQYRKFALQLHPDKNKFPGAEAAFKLIGDAQRTLLDQGKRSAHDMKRRVTVNRPAPAAACRPPQNPSWHPYPATQNNFHTNFSGMNSQQQRQPTQAGVSNGQRTFWTKCPYCTVRYQYYTEVLNRSLRCQACHKNFVAYDSGAVPQASNVTQSNLPRQGVAHNQNASRVDPGTQRKFNSESVFTSFTPKAAGTSDARTEKVNGKRGRKQTVESSESCDSESSLESEEDEVIDGNGEVLSKKKFDSQGEQNVRRSERRKQHVSYKENLSDDEDTVNPAKRAKGSELPSETEETGNEDEAKNHKVGKRFEASQSNGKKESGKGDDLKKTREASADGVKGNSNPTIDDPVSDTSCKETKESEVFAYPDPEFNDFDKEKKEGCFAVGQIWALYDTQDAMPRFYARIRKVFYSGFKVRITWLEPDPDDENAVRWVSEGLPVSCGRFKHGEPESIEDRLMFSHLISWEKGPYRDTYKIYPRKGEVWALFKNWNVNRKSRTEKHGYEFVEILSENGEGVGIHVAYLTKVKGFVSVFCPMSKDGVNTILIPPNELLRFSHKVPSFVLTGKERKGVPKGSFELDPASLPEEVFVPKGLKEEGDGRDPSVSEMEDPMAGSNDPDPSTSAPKSFEIPESEFYDFDADKTEEKFRVGQIWALYGDEDGLPKYYGEIKKVESSPVFKVHVRWLFSCPLETTTQWQDSDMPTCCGRFGIRRGSQTYTSTDSFSHLLKAEPTDTKGKYNIIPRKGEVWGLYRNWTPNIKCSDLENWEYDIVQVLEETYFLIKVVVLDRVEGFNSVFKPRVKGGSNVTIEIPRVDQIRFSHQIPYFQLTHERKGSLRGCLELDPAALPPHYFSF from the coding sequence ATGGAATGCAACAAGGAAGAGGCCCTAAGGGCCAAAGGCATCGCGGAGAAGAAGATGCAGAATCAGGATTTTTCAGGGGCTCTTAAAGTTGCAATCAAGGCCCAACAACTTTTCCAGGAGCTGGAGAATATTTCTCAAATGATAATGGTGTGTGATGTACATTGTGCTGCTGAGAAACCATTGTTTGGTAATGAGAAGGACTGGTATGCCATACTTAAGGTTGAGCCGACAGCTGATGAGGCTACAATCAAGAAGCAGTATAGAAAATTTGCCCTGCAACTTCACCCGGATAAGAATAAGTTTCCTGGTGCTGAAGCTGCTTTTAAGTTGATTGGGGATGCTCAAAGGACTCTTTTGGATCAAGGCAAAAGATCTGCACATGACATGAAACGCAGAGTGACTGTTAATAGACCGGCTCCAGCAGCAGCATGTCGTCCCCCGCAGAATCCAAGTTGGCACCCATACCCGGCTACTCAAAATAATTTCCATACCAACTTTTCTGGAATGAATTCTCAACAGCAGCGACAACCAACTCAAGCAGGGGTCTCTAATGGCCAGCGCACTTTCTGGACCAAGTGTCCGTACTGTACAGTTAGGTACCAGTATTATACAGAAGTACTTAACAGATCTCTTCGTTGTCAAGCTTGCCACAAGAACTTCGTTGCGTATGATTCAGGTGCAGTTCCGCAGGCGAGTAACGTGACTCAGTCAAATTTACCTCGACAAGGAGTTGCGCATAATCAGAATGCTTCCAGAGTTGATCCAGGAACTCAGAGGAAGTTTAATTCTGAGAGTGTTTTTACATCCTTTACTCCTAAGGCAGCTGGTACTTCAGATGCCAGAACTGAAAAAGTGAACGGGAAAAGAGGAAGGAAGCAAACTGTTGAATCCAGTGAAAGCTGTGACAGTGAAAGCAGCCTTGAGTCTGAGGAGGATGAGGTGATTGATGGCAATGGTGAAGTTTTATCTAAAAAGAAGTTTGATTCTCAAGGAGAGCAGAATGTGCGGAGATCTGAGAGGCGTAAGCAACATGTTTCTTACAAGGAAAATTTAAGTGATGATGAGGACACGGTAAATCCTGCTAAAAGGGCCAAGGGAAGTGAATTGCCCTCTGAAACTGAAGAAACAGGTAATGAAGATGAAGCGAAGAACCACAAAGTGGGTAAACGTTTTGAGGCAAGCCAATCCAATGGTAAGAAGGAAAGTGGGAAAGGAGATGATCTTAAGAAAACTAGGGAAGCTTCTGCTGATGGTGTTAAGGGAAATTCAAACCCCACCATTGATGATCCTGTGTCGGATACAAGTtgcaaagaaacaaaagagTCGGAGGTTTTTGCATACCCTGATCCTGAGTTTAATGACTTCGacaaagagaagaaagaagggTGTTTTGCAGTGGGGCAGATTTGGGCATTGTACGATACACAGGATGCCATGCCTAGATTCTATGCTCGGATCAGAAAAGTCTTCTACTCTGGGTTCAAGGTGAGGATCACGTGGCTAGAACCAGATCCAGATGATGAGAATGCAGTACGATGGGTTAGTGAAGGTTTACCTGTTTCTTGTGGTAGGTTCAAGCATGGGGAGCCTGAGAGCATTGAAGATCGTCTTATGTTTTCCCATTTGATAAGTTGGGAAAAAGGACCATATAGAGATACCTATAAGATATATCCAAGAAAAGGAGAGGTTTGGGCCCTTTTTAAGAACTGGAATGTCAACCGGAAGTCGAGGACCGAGAAACATGGATATGAATTTGTTGAGATCTTATCAGAGAATGGTGAAGGTGTAGGTATACATGTTGCTTACTTGACTAAGGTCAAAGGCTTTGTGAGTGTCTTCTGTCCAATGAGTAAGGATGGAGTTAATACAATTCTAATTCCGCCCAATGAACTACTCAGGTTTTCTCACAAGGTTCCATCCTTTGTGCTGACCGGTAAAGAGAGAAAGGGGGTGCCAAAAGGTTCTTTTGAACTTGATCCAGCTTCTTTACCTGAAGAAGTTTTTGTTCCCAAGGGCTTGAAGGAGGAAGGTGATGGCAGAGATCCTAGTGTTTCAGAAATGGAGGATCCAATGGCAGGATCAAATGATCCTGATCCTTCAACTTCGGCTCCAAAATCCTTTGAAATTCCAGAATCAGAATTCTACGATTTCGACGCTGACAAAACCGAGGAGAAGTTCCGTGTTGGTCAGATCTGGGCACTGTATGGTGATGAGGATGGCTTGCCAAAGTATTATGGTGAGATCAAGAAAGTCGAGTCCTCCCCTGTTTTCAAAGTACATGTGAGATGGCTTTTTTCTTGCCCATTAGAAACCACGACTCAGTGGCAAGATTCAGACATGCCAACTTGTTGCGGTAGATTCGGGATTAGAAGGGGTTCCCAGACCTACACCTCCACTGATTCCTTTTCTCATTTGTTAAAAGCCGAGCCTACAGATACGAAGGGCAAATACAACATCATACCTAGAAAAGGTGAGGTATGGGGATTGTATCGGAACTGGACCCCCAATATCAAATGTTCCGACTTGGAGAACTGGGAATATGACATAGTGCAGGTTTTGGAGGAAACTTATTTCCTCATCAAGGTTGTAGTTTTAGATCGCGTCGAAGGCTTCAATTCTGTTTTCAAGCCCCGAGTAAAAGGAGGATCAAATGTTACAATCGAAATCCCTCGGGTGGATCAGATTCGGTTCTCTCATCAGATTCCGTATTTCCAGCTAACTCATGAGAGAAAGGGCAGCCTAAGAGGATGTTTGGAGCTAGATCCTGCAGCACTGCCACCACATTATTTTTCGTTCTAG
- the LOC105796804 gene encoding uncharacterized protein LOC105796804 isoform X2, translated as MGSIGDTKGEFKPSDINPSTDFADGETQPFEFDSQFPVSPFCGYRDDNEDDDELNYPQDTVPLDDNNVAVEDGLEIQILNLGEETQVLDFGGETQVLDDLDCCENIETQLLDAFDVSVVLDSEGEGTDGTEVFDDGDEVSDDEVVIGDCGRSIGHEEKESLEQCRASTDECRSSGIHVPTATPDVKAVSEGKPGSVQRFTSVRAASLRASGLAARNAALREMNNESCSNQTDSRFSNQCTVDSKGLNLKVVENISQRQDQNSINFRIGCPTARKLFAEDCFTENKELSRNSEVADAREDLLEAPDCDGPLAGLSYIDSQEPGELSQANALDFVERFVNDKLMELDNEVDFGKSTGGNSKLISCAKGLQSLAKRTIERSTAGEAGNFEWDDFREDEGGGDIYRRMKEEFYGNRSQARKSSTNLRKPKGKKLNESCNVDQPKSGDKRMVHSESKLLLCKLKDNDMTLQEGQMNFRKNLSNEFDEQFNSDSSRGQLEPTGAKTGAAEELNDVGFDTQIAAEAIEALFNGEAATEPKANQGVQSISKGSSKASFRGKAGKRISSTSRKGVSCSDATRFTRQSKRSKLNEDSSVLLEKHSKNVRKESSVTTPVSDSKKGRKRIKEVDFLQESRIGSTDVKLSGMSNANGQLSILHSDQSGEHGNGNGNVKLSIDVHLELISKSIGNHVPSYPRERRSSRKMPVGLGESDKMEAQSRKPAQPDDNGKPTAMQKRSRGNNRSTCIPSSTRRTARSSVNTCPLPYFSDQNSEGKLSRQSLDKQGSDADELNCNFSDKNGRMISKRKIGPKAAKAITHAGGNPDAISLSNAENLTVNVDSDKSPKEKSRSPGSLCTTPTNHLTPINAASPVCMGEEYYKMSCKKNLLKASLIKELRSLCPNEAEPISPLKDMRKRRNLADVRVLFSNHLDEDILKQQKKILARLGIHEASTILDATHFITDKFVRTRNMLEAIASGKSVVSHLWLESIGQVNIHIDEEAYILRDIKKEKELGFCMPVSLARARKRPLLQGRRVLITPKTKPGKETISRLVTAVHGQGQPFTVQSCY; from the exons ATGGGCAGTATTGGAGACACGAAAGGGGAATTCAAACCCTCTGATATTAACCCAAGCACCGATTTTGCAGATGGCGAGACTCAGCCTTTTGAATTTGACTCACAGTTTCCCGTCTCTCCATTTTGTG gttacaGAGATGATAATGAGGATGATGATGAATTAAACTATCCACAAGATACGGTTCCTTTAGATGATAATAATGTAGCAGTCGAGGATGGTTTAGAGATCCAAATTCTAAACCTTGGTGAGGAAACTCAAGTGTTGGACTTTGGTGGCGAAACACAAGTGTTGGATGATTTAGATTGCTGTGAAAATATAGAGACCCAATTGTTGGATGCATTTGATGTCAGTGTTGTTCTTGATAGTGAAGGTGAAGGAACCGATGGAACTGAGGTTTTCGATGATGGTGATGAGGTCTCAGATGATGAGGTTGTAATTGGAGATTGTGGTCGATCAATTGGCCATGAGGAGAAGGAATCTTTAGAGCAATGTAGAGCATCAACCGATGAATGCAGGAGTTCGG GAATCCATGTTCCTACAGCAACACCAGATGTCAAAGCTGTGTCGGAAGGGAAACCTG GATCTGTCCAAAGGTTTACTTCAGTTCGTGCAGCGTCCCTGCGGGCCTCTGGTCTTGCAGCTCGTAATGCGGCATTACGGGAAATGAACAACGAATCTTGTTCTAACCAGACAGATAGCCGGTTTTCAAACCAGTGCACAGTCGATAGTAAGGGTTTAAATCTGAAAGTTGTGGAGAACATTAGTCAGCGACAAGATCAGAACTCGATCAATTTCAGGATTGGTTGTCCAACTGCAAGAAAACTTTTTGCTGAGGATTGTTTTACTGAAAATAAAGAACTTTCTAGGAACAGTGAAGTTGCGGATGCAAGAGAAGATTTGCTTGAGGCTCCTGATTGCGATGGTCCATTAGCAGGTTTAAGTTATATAGACTCTCAAGAACCTGGGGAGTTATCACAAGCTAATGCACTTGATTTCGTGGAAAGATTTGTAAATGACAAATTGATGGAACTTGATAACGAAGTTGATTTTGGAAAGAGTACAGGGGGAAATTCGAAACTTATTTCGTGTGCAAAAGGGCTGCAAAGTTTGGCCAAGAGAACTATCGAAAGAAGCACTGCCGGTGAAGCAGGGAATTTTGAATGGGATGATTTTCGGGAGGACGAAGGAGGGGGTGACATCTATCGGAGAATGAAGGAAGAATTCTATGGTAATAGAAGCCAAGCACGGAAATCTTCTACCAACCTACGGAAGCCTAAAGGAAAGAAACTAAATGAATCTTGTAATGTAGACCAACCAAAGTCCGGTGATAAAAGGATGGTTCATTCTGAGTCAAAATTATTGTTGTGCAAGTTGAAAGATAATGACATGACCTTACAAGAAGGTCAaatgaattttagaaaaaatctttcCAATGAGTTTGATGAACAGTTTAACTCAGATTCCTCGAGAGGACAATTGGAACCTACTGGGGCTAAGACAGGTGCTGCTGAAGAACTAAATGATGTAGGTTTTGACACCCAGATTGCTGCTGAAGCTATAGAAGCCTTATTCAATGGGGAGGCGGCTACTGAACCAAAAGCTAATCAAGGTGTCCAAAGCATATCTAAGGGCTCCTCTAAAGCTTCATTTAGAGGAAAAGCGGGAAAGAGAATTTCTTCTACATCCAGAAAGGGTGTTTCTTGTTCTGATGCTACTCGATTTACAAGACAATCCAAGAGAAGTAAGTTGAATGAAGATTCTTCAGTTTTGCTGGAGAAACATTCCAAGAATGTCAGGAAGGAATCCTCGGTCACAACTCCAGTCAGTGATTCTAAAAAAGGTAGAAAACGGATTAAAGAGGTTGATTTCCTTCAAGAAAGTAGAATTGGGAGTACGGATGTTAAGTTATCTGGAATGTCAAATGCTAATGGGCAGCTTTCTATATTGCATTCTGATCAATCTGGAGAacatggaaatggaaatggaaatgtcAAATTAAGTATCGATGTTCATTTGGAACTGATTTCTAAGAGTATTGGCAATCATGTACCAAGTTATCCCAGAGAAAGAAGATCCTCTCGGAAAATGCCTGTTGGCCTTGGTGAGTCTGATAAAATGGAAGCACAGTCCCGAAAACCTGCTCAGCCTGATGACAATGGAAAACCAACTGCTATGCAGAAAAGGTCGAGAGGGAACAATAGAAGCACATGCATTCCATCATCCACTAGGAGGACTGCACGATCATCTGTGAATACTTGCCCACTTCCGTATTTTTCAGACCAGAATTCAGAAGGGAAATTGTCTCGTCAAAGTTTGGATAAACAGGGTTCAGATGCGGATGAACTTAATTGCAATTTTTCTGACAAGAATGGGAGAATgatatcaaaaagaaaaattgggcCCAAGGCAGCAAAGGCAATCACACATGCTGGTGGAAATCCTGATGCAATTTCTTTGTCAAATGCAGAAAATTTAACCGTGAATGTTGATTCTGATAAATCACCAAAAGAGAAATCGAGATCACCTGGTTCTCTATGCACTACTCCAACTAACCATCTGACACCCATCAATGCTGCATCGCCTGTTTGTATGGGTgaagaatattataaaatgtcatGCAAGAAGAACCTGTTAAAAGCTTCACTTATTAAAGAACTCAGAAGTTTATGCCCGAATGAGGCTGAACCAATTTCCCCTTTGAAAGATATGAGGAAAAGAAGGAATTTGGCCGATGTTCGAGTCTTGTTCAGCAACCACCTAGATGAGGATATACTTAAACAGCAGAAAAAG ATCTTGGCCCGCCTAGGTATTCATGAGGCATCAACTATTTTAGATGCGACGCACTTTATAACCGATAAATTTGTCCGCACTAGGAATATGTTAGAAGCGATTGCTTCTGGCAAATCAGTTGTCTCACATTTATGGCTTGAAAGCATCGGACAAGTTAATATTCACATCGATGAAGAAGCTTATATATTGAGGGATat